In Candidatus Krumholzibacteriia bacterium, one genomic interval encodes:
- a CDS encoding DMT family transporter, whose amino-acid sequence MNPSVILPVAMVVVAGAAVASQPAFNGQLAGLLGSPFRAALVNFVAGTVVLLAIVTAMTIRDGSVPSGETVARVPKHLWVVGGALGALFVTTAAWATPKIGAGAFFATLIAAQLVAAMLLDHFGLLGLQAKAISWARVGGALMLVVGATLVVRG is encoded by the coding sequence ATGAACCCGTCCGTCATCCTCCCCGTGGCCATGGTCGTCGTCGCCGGCGCGGCGGTAGCGAGCCAACCGGCCTTCAACGGCCAGCTCGCCGGCCTGCTCGGATCGCCCTTCCGGGCCGCGCTCGTGAACTTCGTGGCGGGGACCGTGGTCCTGCTCGCGATCGTGACGGCGATGACGATCCGCGACGGGAGCGTGCCGTCGGGCGAGACGGTGGCGCGAGTGCCGAAGCACCTGTGGGTCGTGGGCGGCGCGCTCGGCGCGCTCTTCGTCACGACGGCGGCGTGGGCGACGCCGAAGATCGGGGCCGGGGCTTTCTTCGCCACGCTGATCGCCGCGCAGCTCGTCGCGGCCATGCTGCTCGACCACTTCGGGCTGCTGGGGCTGCAGGCAAAGGCCATCTCGTGGGCGCGGGTGGGCGGCGCGCTGATGCTGGTCGTGGGCGCTACGCTGGTGGTGCGGGGTTAG